Below is a genomic region from Leifsonia sp. Root112D2.
GCGACGCACCACGCGGTCGAGCAGGAACGATCCCGTGCGCAGCACCGCCAGCATCCGCTCGCCGTAGCGCTGCTCGAGCAGCGCCTTCAGCTCGCCGAGCGTGGCGCCCTGCTCGAACGCGATGGTCTCTTCTTCCACGCCGGATGCCTCCGCCGCGGCCGCGAAATACCGCACCGTCACCTGCATCGTCGCCTCCTCAGACACCCAGCCTCCTCAGCCGCCAATGTACGACATCTCGATTCTGCGGGCGCCGCCGGTGGGCGACGGCGTGAGCCCGGCCGTGCGCGTCGAGCGCAGCTCGGAATA
It encodes:
- a CDS encoding MoaD/ThiS family protein; protein product: MSEEATMQVTVRYFAAAAEASGVEEETIAFEQGATLGELKALLEQRYGERMLAVLRTGSFLLDRVVRRDPAHPLAATVDVLPPFAGG